In Rutidosis leptorrhynchoides isolate AG116_Rl617_1_P2 chromosome 6, CSIRO_AGI_Rlap_v1, whole genome shotgun sequence, the DNA window AGAAGTTATTTTTCAAGATGAAGAGAAATCATACTGTAAGAAAGGTGCTGATTACCTATTGCGAGAAAACAGGGGTTGACTACAGAACCGTTGTCTTCTTATTTGAAGGGACTCTTTTTGACCAAAATAAAACCCCGAATCAGGTAAACAATTAATTAGACTTCATTAATTTCCCTATAGCGCTAAGTTATTACTGTGTGACTTATGATCAATATatcctaatcctaatcctaattATTATACAGTAATAACAGTGTGAATTATTCATTTGCAGCTCAAAATGGAAGACGGGGATGAAATCGAAGCAATGACACATGCATTAGGAGGCTAGGCGGCTCGTAGAGTTACATGAATTGTCTTATGAAAATGGGACATGTTAGACTAGAATAACATGCTTTTTAAACTGCTAGTgtgttaattcgattttaatttaacTCGAGGTACTTAAGCCTCTTAATTAGCTGCATATATTTCCCCTAGCTACTTTTAACCGtaactaatagaacgtgatgacgCGCTTCATAAATGCTCAAGTTAATTTAGAGAATTAGGCTCAAATGGTGATCCAAATGCTCACAAAACTTTGACAAATGGCTCGCAAATTTGACACATGTTGGTCTTGGTCGAGGTTTCACGTTTATGTTGTAGTGGCCTAAACTCATTTGCAATGTACGTCGAGGTCATattcaacacaacaacaacaacaacaacaacaacaaaattcaatcccacaaaagtggggtaGTGGGAGGTAAAATGTAGACAATTCTTCCCCTATCCTAAAATAAAAAGAAGTCATTTCTCTTCGTGAGTGAAACACCCTAATAGTAGAGAAAGTCACCCCTCCGAATGTTCTAAGGATAGAGAtattgcttccgaatggacctccggccaataagtaggtaaAAAAAgggtgagacgccatgaaaatgatagaatcaaattttcatgggttttaaacctGCCTGAAGTTCAATACATGCTTTAAGCGACAGTTAAAATGCAAATAAATCGCCGCTTGCCgttgactcgattaatagagccaTAAAAGTAACTGATTTACGATGACATATTCAATTCTGACTATATTTAGAGTTTTAGTCGAGCCATAATTAGTTGATCACGAATTTACGATGACATTCACCCGTTTAAGCTGATTACCATATTCAGTGAAAGATAGGTTTAATCGATGCTTTATTATCTGTCAACCAACTGTTATATAGTACATAGTTTACATGTGATAAGTAACAAACATCCCACAATACAAGGGATAACTATTCGACTAATCTAGCTAACTACTCTACCAAATTATATGAAATACAACATGTGATAATTATGTATCGGTTGTCTTATATTCCCCTCAGTCGAAGCGTTCGATTGTCGACTGCAAAGGCTTTGTCGAAATTTCTCGAATTAAACGTGCGGGATGCCTTTAGTAAAGATGTCAGTGATTTGAAACCGGGTTGGGACGTGTAATATACGAACATGACCGCGTGCCACTTTTTCACGTACAAAATGTATATCTAATTCAATATGTTTCTTACGTTGATGTTGCACCGGATTGCCAGATAAGGAGATAGCACTAATATTATCACAGAATACAAGAGTTGCTTTTTTAATTGGACGTTTGAGTTCAAGCAATAAGTTCCTTAACCAACATATTTTGGCAATGACTTGGGCAACGCCACGATATTCAGCTTCGGCACTTGATCGAGATACTGTAGCCTGTCGTTTTGAGGACCAAGATATTAAGTTATCACCTAGATAAACACAATACCTGGAAGTGAAGCGGCATGTTTCGGGGCATCCCGCCCAATCGGCATTATTGTATGAGACTAGAGCATTTGTATCACCTTTAGAAATATGTAACCCGAGAGATAATAATGTATCAAATGATGCATTTCAAGGCAAGCATATGCACATCATGAGGCGAATGCATGTGAAGACAAACTTGTTGAACAACATAAGAAATATCGGGTCTTGTAAATGTAAGATATTGGAGAGCACCGGCTAAGCTCCGATAGTAAGTGGGATTAGAGTAAAGTTTACCTCAATTTTTACTGAGTTTACCATGAGTATCATCCAGAGTGCTTATGGGGTTGCAATGTAGCAAATCGGCTCGTGCTATAATGTCATGAGCATAAGCCTGTTGATTAAGAAATAAACCTGTAGAATTACGTGTGACCGAGATGCCAAGAAACGAGCTAAGTGGTCCCAAATCTTTCATTGCGAATTCTTTAGCCAACAAAACCAGAAGAGAGTCACGTAGTGTGGATGTGGAGGTGGCTAAAATGATATCGTCTACGTAAAGTAATAAGTAGGCTATATCATTTCCTTTGTGATACACAAAAAGAGAGTGGTCACATTTACTATGAACAAAACTAATGGTCGAAACGAAATCAGTAAATCGTTGGTACCAAGCCCATGGAGCTTGCTTAAGACCATAAAGAGATTTCTTTAAAAGACATACATGATCCGGATAGGTACGGTCATGAAAACCTGTAGGTTGATACATATAAACTGTCTCATTTAAATTACCATGTAAGCATGCATTTTTTTACATCTAGTTGGTGAATAGTCCATGACTTTGAGACCGCTATACTTAGTACCGTGCGGATGGTAGCCGGTTTGACAACTGGCTAAACGTTTCATGACAATCTATCCCGACTTGTTGTGATCGGCCATCACCGACTAATCTAGCTTTATAGCGGTCAAATGTaccgtttgattttttttttatgtcAGAAGATCCACATTGATCGGATAACATGCATGTTTGGTTCTCGAGGTACTAGAATCCATGTTTTATTATCAACAAGTGCTTTGTATTCGTCAATCATGGCATGGTACCAATTAGGATCGACCAAAGCTTGTTTGGGATTAAAAGGTAGAGGAGATATGTTGGATGTAGAGACCGAAAGATTTAAAGGGATGCGAGGTTTAAAAATGCCTTACATTCCACGAGTTATCATAGTGCGAATAGGTTGTGTGGTTTCAACAGTAGGCGAATTTGAGGAGTGTGCTGGAGTTGAATTTATTATAGAAGCAGGTGAAGATATAGTAGGAGTTGCATGGCGAGAAGtaggagtattaatattattttgtggAATGTTGTCATAGGTAACAGAAGAGTCAAGTGGTATTGGGCCAAcatattgtaacaccccgtttttctgttaCGTGTTACTTTGGACATCATTCGAAttgcgaggcatgtaagcgtatattttgatcctaaataaagtttgattttatgtactaaaaccttaccattagatagtaaatctcattacgtttccaacgatatttgattcatcgaaaacggagttacggtttgaaagttacgaccaaaacaagtccaGAAAGCTGATCCAgttgatttggacgccgtccaaaaggcctgacgggccagcagctgtattttacttaaattaaaaggggtactttggtcttttcacttgtggactgaTTGGtagctttaatatcagttttagatccacttttggatcattttcaccttTTCAaatactctcatcaaaccctagtgagagagagaggttctagagagagagttggggatttggagaagaagaagtgtgattcgggtcgggtctcaagagttaaagttgttcacctcgttcacggcttcGTTTTGGTAgtgtcggtaagttctaactccgaaattcatctttatgattcttgttcatgtttagggtttgagctagtttgtgttataaaccccatttctcatgaaattgggggtttcatTATATGTATTGTGTAGGTAAACTCGATTATTGTGAGTTTAGGGTTTGAGGACGAActtggtcatggtttgggtgtaaaTCACTAGGTTAGAAGTTTTTGTGTaaatttgatgttcttaagaacttgtgtactagtcaaaatgggTATTGACTTTGAATTGTGTCAAATTATATTTTGGGTCAAGATTGGAGGAATCGAGGATATAAGTGTTTGATTCAAGTATAAAATGATGATTTGttaagttaatcactagccgttagtgattaaagatgtttttgggacttatgtcaaaatgagtGAAAtgatttgggtcaaatttggtaatgacactaattttggatttaattggatgataagtacttttgttaagtgttaaaaggcgtttgaaatgattgctacctatgaaatgtcccgttcatatcgattataaacgtttcatattaattgatttcgttgcgaggttttgacctctatatgagacgtttttcaaagactgcattcgtttttaaaacaaaccataacctttattttatcgataaatgtttaaaaccataacgtagattatcaagtaatgataatctaaaagataacgttttacacacgaccattacataatggattacaatacTATTACACATCGATATAAATcgccgaatgcagtttttaaacaatatgtaacaagcatgcagactccaattcttgtccttattttagcatgaaacagcggaagctcttaataatcacctgagaataaacatgcttaaaacgtcaacaaaaatgttggtgagttataggtttaacctatatatttatcaaatcataataatagaccacaagatttcatatttccatttcttaaacAACATACATGCATAATAGCAATatgcataaaaaccattcatatgatgaacacatggtaaccaaccttaacatgatgcatataaaatatccccatcattccgggactctcatcggacatgataaatcgaagtactaaagcatccgtaactcggatgaggcttgttgggccaaatagatctatctttaagattcgcgtcaattggtggcaattatcataaacaccaattcttaggctaccaagctaaaaaagggaatattcggttcgataattcaacatagaatgtaattttgattacttgtgtctattttgtaaaaacatttataaaactgcatgtattctcatcccaaaaataatagatttcaaaaatcggactataactcactttaacatattatcacttcgtcgaaaaataacacttggccactggtcgattcacaaacctataacaatatatacatatatatcaaagtatgatcgaaatatattcataccatattttatcatgttttaacgatttaagtttgttaagttaacagtccaacgttgtagtccacaattaattgtccacagttagtagtacataaataaatcaatatatattatctcgaattaatccacgacccagtgtatacaagtctcagactcgatcacaactcaaagtatatatattattttggaatcaacctcaaccctgtatagctaactcgagcattactacatattgagtgtctatggttggtccaaataatataaatagatgacgtcgatatgatatgtcaaaacattgtatacgtgtctatggtctatcaagattacataatatatgttagaatacatgtataatacaatataagttaattaagttatggttagtatagatttgttacaaaatttacgtagctacaacaagtaaaattttccaattttgttttacccataacttcttcgttttaaatccgttttgagtgaatcaaattgatatggtttcatattgaactgtactttatgaaactacacagaaaaagtataggtttatagtcagaaatacaggttacaagtcatttttgtagaggtagtcatttcagtcgaaaaaatgacgtcttgatgaccattttgaaaaacatatttccactttgagtttaaccatgatttttggatatagtttcatgttcataataaaaatcattttcccagaagaaaaacttttaaatcaaagtttatcatagtttttaattatctaacccaaaacagcccccggtttcactacgacggcgtatgtctggttttacggtgttcttcgtgttttcaggttttaaatcattaagttagcatataatatagatatagaacatatgtttagttgattttaatagttaatttataaggattaactttgtttgctaacaagtttagaattaactaaactatgttctagtgattacatgttcaaatcttcgaataagatagttatatatatatgaattgaatgatgttatgaacatcattgctacctcaagtttagtaggtaaacctactgaaagtgacaagaaatgatctagcttcaagggatcttggatggcttgaaagttcttgaagtagaatcatgacacgaaaacaagttcaaatatgatcactacttgatttaagatagttatgtttataggaattgaattaaagcttgaatatgaatattaccttgatttaggatgataacctactataaataacaaaggtttcttgatcttggatgattacttggaatggattagaaagcttggaagtaaactagtaaacttgaaagtgttcttgattttatgaaactagaacttatagaatttatgaagaacacttagaacctgaagatagaacttgagagagatcaattagatgaagaaaattgaagaatgaaagtatttgtaggtgtttttggtcgtggataatggattagatataaaggatatgtaagtttgttttcttgtaaataattcatgaatgatttataatatttttgtaatcttgctaaataattcatactaaattacaaagaatggttcccacatgtttaataactcattaaggctgctaaggacctgataattgagtgtatataccaatattaaatacatctagaagctggatattgtacgagtacgaatacgggtgcatacgagtagaattgttgatgaaaatgaatgagaatgcaattgtaagcatttttttaagtagaagtactttgatatgtgtcttgaagtctttcaaaagtgtactaatacatcttaatatactacatgtatataaattttaactgagtcgttaagtcatcgttagtcgttacatgtaagtgttgttttgaaacctttaagttaacgatctcatttaatattgttaacccattgtttattatatctaatgaaatgttaaattattacattatcatgatattatgatgtatgaatatattttaatatgatatatatacattaaaatatcgttacaacgataattgttacatatatgtctcgtttcgaaattcttaagttagtagtcttgttttacatacgtagttcattgttaacatacctaatgatatatataattatcattttatcatgttaaatatagtgtaacaatatcttaatatgatacatatgtatttagtaagacgttgttataacgataatcattatatatatcgtttcgagtttcttaacttagtagtctcatttttatgtatgtaactcattgttaatatacctagtgagatacttacttatcataatatcatgttatatatatatatatatatatatatatatatatatatatatatatatatatatatatatatatatatatatatatatatatatatatatatatatatatatatatctccatatatatatatatatatcatcatatagtttttacaagttttaacgttcgtgaatcgccggtcaatttgggtagtCAATTGACTAcaagaaacatatttcaattaatcaagtcttaacaagtttgattgcttaacatgttggaaacatttaatcatgcaaatatagttttcatttaatatataatcatggaaaagttcgggtcactacagtacctacccgttaaataaattccg includes these proteins:
- the LOC139853152 gene encoding small ubiquitin-related modifier 2-like → MNTQTESVIPKMNNIKKPEASFIQISVKDQKNKKLFFKMKRNHTVRKVLITYCEKTGVDYRTVVFLFEGTLFDQNKTPNQLKMEDGDEIEAMTHALGG